In Longimicrobiaceae bacterium, a single genomic region encodes these proteins:
- a CDS encoding L,D-transpeptidase, with the protein MQSPRIALFVLAAALLLPGSPAPAQPALPAPPTPALRLVVNVPAGRLDLVRGDSVLKSYPVSVGTSKYPTPTGTFWISTVIWNPRWHPPESEWARNRKPEPPGPGNPMGRVKLHISELYYIHGTPSTARLGSPASHGCIRMANADIVDLTRRLHADRTPGFTGAPLNYLVANPKVTHPVPMHRPVRLDVVYRMVEIRDNELRLHPDVYRRGQRSVLQEARDQLRARNHPKEQVEHQALTDAYREWGRKGRARLPLATLAAPYVPPMPVVPDRPAAPRLLGVEVAMADSAVAAVAP; encoded by the coding sequence ATGCAGTCCCCCCGCATCGCCCTCTTCGTCCTCGCCGCCGCCCTGCTCCTGCCGGGCTCCCCGGCCCCGGCGCAGCCGGCGCTGCCGGCGCCGCCCACCCCCGCGTTGCGGCTGGTCGTCAACGTCCCGGCCGGCCGGCTGGACCTGGTGCGCGGCGACTCGGTGCTGAAGAGCTACCCCGTCTCGGTGGGAACCTCCAAGTACCCGACCCCGACGGGGACCTTCTGGATCTCCACCGTGATCTGGAATCCCCGCTGGCACCCGCCCGAGAGCGAGTGGGCGCGGAACCGGAAGCCGGAGCCGCCCGGCCCGGGCAACCCCATGGGCCGCGTGAAGCTCCACATCTCCGAGCTCTACTACATCCACGGAACACCCAGCACGGCGCGCCTCGGCTCGCCCGCCTCCCACGGCTGCATCCGGATGGCGAACGCGGACATCGTCGACCTGACGCGGCGCCTCCACGCGGACCGGACGCCGGGGTTCACGGGGGCCCCGCTCAACTACCTGGTCGCCAACCCCAAGGTGACGCACCCGGTGCCGATGCACCGCCCCGTGCGGCTGGACGTGGTGTACCGGATGGTGGAGATCCGCGACAACGAGCTGCGGCTCCACCCGGACGTCTACCGGCGCGGCCAGCGGAGCGTGCTGCAGGAGGCCCGCGACCAGCTCCGCGCCCGGAACCACCCGAAGGAGCAGGTGGAGCACCAGGCGCTCACCGACGCGTACCGGGAGTGGGGGCGGAAGGGGAGGGCCCGGCTCCCGCTCGCCACGCTCGCGGCTCCCTACGTGCCGCCGATGCCGGTGGTGCCGGACCGTCCGGCCGCCCCCCGGCTCCTCGGGGTAGAGGTGGCGATGGCGGACAGCGCGGTCGCCGCTGTCGCACCCTGA